From one Diprion similis isolate iyDipSimi1 chromosome 7, iyDipSimi1.1, whole genome shotgun sequence genomic stretch:
- the LOC124408308 gene encoding sin3 histone deacetylase corepressor complex component SDS3 isoform X1, protein MSFQGSPFSTPYGQDDYDVDDDNDEYLEEDRDLEDQDESDEDTEEASEPDMGKSEKYTEIKEQMYQDKLASLKKQLQQLKDGTHPEYNRKLKRLEVQYKERLRLNGIYRDYLTEWVERDYILEKKAAAKEFEEKKIDLKENLLTDMEEKRKMIESDRHTMELTGDSMEVKPPMTRKLRRRPNDPVPEKVEKRRKPPPAQLNYLLDEKEIENDLKAISRCKILSTVRKPAVMTTCNAVNLPTQHVTPSPDAPLVETRIEDGKLLYERRWFHRGQPVYVEGKDLPRFAGNISAIGTEVIWVKKVSDNTKVRIYIYQLSRGKISIKRRAS, encoded by the exons ATGTCGTTTCAAGGTTCTCCGTTTTCAACGCCTTATGGTCAGGACGATTATGATgtcgacgacgacaacgacgagtACTTGGAAGAGGATCGTGATTTGGAGGATCAGGATGAAAGTGACGAAG ATACGGAAGAGGCTAGTGAGCCCGATATGGGGAAGTCAGAAAAGTACACTGAAATAAAGGAACA aATGTACCAAGATAAATTAGCTAGTCTAAAAAAACAACTTCAACAATTGAAGGATGGCACACATCCGGAATACAATCGTAAGCTGAAACGCCTGGAGGTGCAGTATAAGGAAAG GTTACGGTTGAATGGAATTTACCGTGATTACCTCACCGAATGGGTAGAAAGAGATTACATACTTGAGAAAAAAGCAGCAGCCAAAgaatttgaagagaaaaaaatagactTGAAGGAAAATTTACTAACCGATATGGAAGAGAAGCGTAAAATGATTGAATCTGACCGTCACACAATGGAACTTACTGGTGATTCTATGGAG GTGAAACCCCCTATGACCAGAAAACTGCGCCGGCGACCTAATGACCCTGTACCTGAGAAGGTAGAGAAACGTAGAAAGCCACCTCCAGCGCAGTTGAATTACTTACTCGATGAGAAGGAGATTGAGAATGACTTAAAAGCGATCAGCCGTTGTAAAATACTATCTACTGTGCGAAAACCAG cgGTCATGACTACTTGCAATGCAGTTAATCTACCAACTCAGCATGTCACTCCATCTCCTGATGCTCCTCTAGTAGAGACAAGGATTGAAGATGGAAAATTACTCTATGAAAGAAGATG GTTTCACCGCGGTCAACCTGTTTATGTCGAAGGCAAGGACCTACCCCGTTTCGCTGGTAACATTTCAGCGATTGGAACTGAAGTT ATCTGGGTAAAGAAAGTATCTGACAATACTAAGGtcagaatatacatataccaacTCAGCCGTGGAAAGATTTCCATCAAACGTCGTGCATCATAA
- the LOC124408308 gene encoding sin3 histone deacetylase corepressor complex component SDS3 isoform X2 encodes MSFQGSPFSTPYGQDDYDVDDDNDEYLEEDRDLEDQDESDEDTEEASEPDMGKSEKYTEIKEQMYQDKLASLKKQLQQLKDGTHPEYNRKLKRLEVQYKERLRLNGIYRDYLTEWVERDYILEKKAAAKEFEEKKIDLKENLLTDMEEKRKMIESDRHTMELTGDSMEVKPPMTRKLRRRPNDPVPEKVEKRRKPPPAQLNYLLDEKEIENDLKAISRCKILSTVRKPVMTTCNAVNLPTQHVTPSPDAPLVETRIEDGKLLYERRWFHRGQPVYVEGKDLPRFAGNISAIGTEVIWVKKVSDNTKVRIYIYQLSRGKISIKRRAS; translated from the exons ATGTCGTTTCAAGGTTCTCCGTTTTCAACGCCTTATGGTCAGGACGATTATGATgtcgacgacgacaacgacgagtACTTGGAAGAGGATCGTGATTTGGAGGATCAGGATGAAAGTGACGAAG ATACGGAAGAGGCTAGTGAGCCCGATATGGGGAAGTCAGAAAAGTACACTGAAATAAAGGAACA aATGTACCAAGATAAATTAGCTAGTCTAAAAAAACAACTTCAACAATTGAAGGATGGCACACATCCGGAATACAATCGTAAGCTGAAACGCCTGGAGGTGCAGTATAAGGAAAG GTTACGGTTGAATGGAATTTACCGTGATTACCTCACCGAATGGGTAGAAAGAGATTACATACTTGAGAAAAAAGCAGCAGCCAAAgaatttgaagagaaaaaaatagactTGAAGGAAAATTTACTAACCGATATGGAAGAGAAGCGTAAAATGATTGAATCTGACCGTCACACAATGGAACTTACTGGTGATTCTATGGAG GTGAAACCCCCTATGACCAGAAAACTGCGCCGGCGACCTAATGACCCTGTACCTGAGAAGGTAGAGAAACGTAGAAAGCCACCTCCAGCGCAGTTGAATTACTTACTCGATGAGAAGGAGATTGAGAATGACTTAAAAGCGATCAGCCGTTGTAAAATACTATCTACTGTGCGAAAACCAG TCATGACTACTTGCAATGCAGTTAATCTACCAACTCAGCATGTCACTCCATCTCCTGATGCTCCTCTAGTAGAGACAAGGATTGAAGATGGAAAATTACTCTATGAAAGAAGATG GTTTCACCGCGGTCAACCTGTTTATGTCGAAGGCAAGGACCTACCCCGTTTCGCTGGTAACATTTCAGCGATTGGAACTGAAGTT ATCTGGGTAAAGAAAGTATCTGACAATACTAAGGtcagaatatacatataccaacTCAGCCGTGGAAAGATTTCCATCAAACGTCGTGCATCATAA